The Streptomyces sp. NBC_00691 genome has a segment encoding these proteins:
- a CDS encoding class I SAM-dependent methyltransferase produces the protein MYSPTPEDWHEANRARWDERVPIHAASDFYALDAFRAGKDALRDFELAEVGDVTGRSLLHLQCHIGLDTLSWARHGASRVVGLDFSEPAVETARSLAADLGLTQDRAAFVAADVYDAAEAAPDSAYDIVYTGCGALNWLPDIERWAETAASLVAPGGFLYVAEFHPITDSLDDETGSRVVNDYFVRDPWVDTSPGTYAELDAATVHNRSVEWVHPVGEVVTALARAGLRIEFLHEHDASLYPRYGALQQHEDGYYRFPADRPRIPMMYSIKATR, from the coding sequence ATGTACTCTCCGACGCCCGAAGACTGGCACGAGGCCAACCGTGCCCGCTGGGACGAGCGCGTCCCGATCCACGCGGCGAGCGACTTCTACGCCCTCGACGCCTTCCGCGCGGGCAAGGACGCCCTGCGGGACTTCGAACTCGCGGAGGTCGGCGACGTCACCGGACGTTCGCTGCTGCACCTGCAGTGCCACATCGGCCTCGACACCCTCTCCTGGGCCCGCCACGGCGCCTCGCGCGTCGTCGGCCTGGACTTCTCCGAGCCGGCCGTCGAGACCGCCCGCTCGCTCGCCGCGGACCTGGGCCTCACGCAGGACAGGGCGGCCTTCGTCGCCGCCGACGTGTACGACGCGGCGGAGGCGGCCCCGGACAGCGCGTACGACATCGTCTACACGGGCTGCGGCGCCCTGAACTGGCTGCCGGACATCGAGCGCTGGGCGGAGACCGCCGCCTCGCTCGTCGCCCCCGGCGGCTTCCTCTACGTGGCGGAGTTCCATCCGATCACCGACTCGCTGGACGACGAGACCGGCAGCCGGGTCGTGAACGACTACTTCGTCCGCGATCCCTGGGTGGACACCAGCCCGGGCACGTACGCCGAGCTCGACGCCGCGACCGTCCACAACCGCAGCGTGGAATGGGTGCATCCGGTCGGTGAGGTCGTCACCGCGCTCGCCAGGGCCGGTCTGCGGATCGAGTTCCTGCACGAGCACGACGCCTCGCTGTACCCGCGCTACGGCGCGCTCCAGCAGCACGAGGACGGCTACTACCGCTTCCCGGCGGACCGGCCGCGCATCCCGATGATGTACTCGATCAAGGCGACCCGCTGA